In the Sorghum bicolor cultivar BTx623 chromosome 4, Sorghum_bicolor_NCBIv3, whole genome shotgun sequence genome, AGTAGATCAATCACCGTATTATGGAAACTTTACCTGCCGTTTACGCACTTGCCATaatacaaaaataattgctTACCAAATAGGCCAGCGCAATCTCCATGCATGCAAAACTTCCAAGTAGCAAAAGGAAGCCGCGCACCCGCAAGGGTTGAAGCGGGAAATCGCCGGACCATTCACGCGCATGTCGTGCATGCGCGCCCACtggccccgccccgccccgcccggcgaggcgaggcgagcgagcgagcgagcgcgtgtgtggttcttccttttcctctccccaattgcttcaacaagatggagatagctcaacttttaagttggcctcactccacttgaagtagcaaggtgggactaaagtcccccacctttccatatatacatgcatgtatgaGTGGGCCTTTGGGATTTATTTGGAATTGTTTGGCCTAAAGCTCAAAATATCTAACAATCCCCCACCACATCCCAAGGGCACGCGAGTCATACTCCCTGTACCACAGTACTGTTAATATACCAGCTATTCAGTGGAGACCGGTTAAGGTTGAACATCCACCTAGAACAACGAGATAGACCCATCCGCAACTGCACAATGGACTAGGCCTTGAATTGGCAGTTTGGTGCGAATAGGCTTCACTCGAAGTCTTGATTAGTACTAGGCTGCCATAGCCAACCCCGCGAGTGGAGCGTATAAGTCATACTCCTAACTCACTTCATGAGCCTATTAAAGAATACCCAATTCTTATAAACTGCGACTAACAGTTGGGCTCACATAGGTGTGTTCTTACAAGAATACTCCATAGGTGTGTTCTTACAAGAATACTCTATAGGACAGTATCTTGCTATAAAGCCTCAGAACACATTAAGACAAAGTCAACCTGCCTTACAGAAATGAGAGTACTGCATCTCCAACGGAGTGGGTCAAATGAAACGATTGTACTCTCCCATTAACCAACAACTTGTTCTTCCTAGGTCCTAATTCAtgggatctccgatcacataggTTGGGTTACTGCTGAGGTTAACTCACATGGGTCTCAATCCCATCTCCTTCAATGCATTGTCAATCACGGTGCGTGATAGTCCCTTTGTAAAGGGATCTGCCAGGTTTTTAGTTGTCTGGATGTAGTCCACAGCTATTACTTCGGAGCTCCTTAATTTCCTGACAGACTTCAGTCTACGCTTTATATGTTTGCTGGACTTCTTCCCATTATCCTGACTATTCTTCACCTTTGTGATCACTGTTTGATTATCACAGTTTATGAGAATAGCAGGAATTGGTTTCTCAACCAACGGCAAGTCCATCAACATATCTCTTAGCCACTCAGCCTCAGTAGAGGCTGTATCCAGAGCTGTAAGCTCTGCCTCCATTGTGGACTTTGTAAGTATTGTCTGCTTACAAGACCTCCAAGAGACAGCACCACCACTCAGAGTGAATATGTATCCACTAGTGGCCTTAAGCTCATCAGCTTCTGAAATCCAGTTTGAATCACTATATCCTTCAAGTACCCCTGGGTACCCTGAATAGTGAATTGCATAACTCATTGTACCTTTTAGGTAACACATTACCCGGTCAATACCACGCCAATGATCACTTCCTGGATTAGAGGAAAATCTACTCAACTTGCTTACAACAAATGAGATATCAGGGCGGGTTGCGCTAGCTAGATACATCAATGAGCCAATAATTTGAGAGTATCTTAGATGATCCTTTCCTAGCCTTTTATTCTTTCGAAGTATTAGACTAGGATCATAGGGTGTTGGAGAAGGTTTGCAATCCATATAACTGAAATGGTTCAAAACTTTTTCCACATAATGAGACTGCAAAAGAGTAATCCCATTCTCACCCTTATTAAGTTTAATATTGGGGATCACATTggcttctcccaaatctttcatgTCAAAATTTTGGGATAAGAATGATTTAACATCATTGATCTCATCGATGCTCGTCCCAAAAATTAGTATGTCGTCAACATACAAACACAAGATTACTCCTTTGCCCCCACCATAACGGTAATACACACAAGTGTCAGCTTCATTTATTGCAAACCCAGCAGAGGTCAACGTCTTttcaaacttctcatgccacTGCTTTGGTGCTTGCTTTAAGCCGTACAAGGATTTGAGTAACCTGCACACCTTGCCCTCTTGTCCTTGTGCTATAAATCCATCAGGCTGATTCATATAAATTTCTTCCTCTAACTCTCCATTAAGGAAAGCCGTCTTCACGTCCATCTGATGGACAAGAAGCTTATGGGAAGCAGCCAAGGATAATAGCACTCGGATTGTAGTTAATCTGGCAACAGGTGAGTAGGTATCAAAGAAATCGAAATCCTCATCTTCTTTCTGTGTAAAACCTTTAGCAACAAGCCTTGCCTTGTACTTTTCAATAGTACCATCAGGCCTGAGTTTCTTCTTAAATACTCATTTACAGCCAATTGGTCTGCAACCCGCTGGTTTATCTACTACTTCCCATGTTCCATTTGCAGTGATGGAGTCCATCTCACTATGGACTGCATCCTTCCAATAATCTGCATATGGTGATGCATATGCCTCTGCAATGGTCATGGGAGTATCATCTATGAGATAGACAATGAAGTCATTACCAAAGGATTTTTCAACCCTTTGTCTTTTACTCCTTCTAGGAGCTACAACATTGCTATCCTCTTCAGTACCAAGTGGGTCTATAAATGGCTCTATCGCAGGTGTGGGCTCAGGAATAAATTCATTAGACGAACTCGGTAAAGAATAAGCAACATTCATCGGGAAAATATTCTCAAAGAAAGTAACATCCCGTGACTCCAACAGTGTATCAACTAAAACATCAGGCGCTTCAGATTTTATCACTAAGAACTTATAAGCCGTGCTATAGTGCGCATAACCCAAAAAGATACAATCAACGGTCTTTGGTCCAAGCTTGCATTTCTTATTAATTGGTACGCTGACCATGGCCAAACAGCCCCACGTACGCAAGTAATGGAGTGATGGTTTCCTTCCTTTCCATCCTTCATACGGAGTAACTTCACTATTCTTAGTTGGAACTCTATTTAGAACATGACATGCTGTTAAAACAGCCTCCCCCACCATGCTTTAGCCATACCAGATGTTCCTAACATGGCATTCACCAAGTCCATTaacgtccggttctttctttcggcaaCCCCATTAGATTGGGGCGAATATGGTGGTGTCCGTTCATGAATTATTCCATTCTCCGCACAGAAAAGATCAAACTCATTGGGAAAATACTCTCCACCACGATCAGACCTAACACGCttgattttcttttctaattggTTCTCTACCTCAGCCTTATAAGTCTTAAAACATTCAAACGCCTCATCTTTAGTTTTTAAAAGAAACACATAGCAATATTTAGttgcatcatcaattaaagtcatGAAGTATCTTTTTCCTCCTTTTGTCAACACAccattcatttcacaaatatcaGAATGTATGAGCTCTAGTAATGTCGTGCACCTCTCGTCTACAGCCTTGTGAGGCTTACGAGGTTGCTTCGCTTGCACACATGCTTGACATTTAGAGCCTTTGACAATAGAAAAGTTCGGAATTAAACTCATACTGGATAAACGCGTCATACAACCAAAATTAATGTGACACAAACGTGAATGCCATATATCAGCCACTGAATTGTTTGAATCACACACATGGTTCACAATTTTATTACCGAAATCGGAGAGTGAAAAGTGGAACAAGCCTCCGCTCTCGTAGCCTTTGCCAATAAATTGGCCATACCTCGAGACGACTACTTTATTTGACTCAAACACCAGCTTGAACCCATCTCGACACAAGAGGGATCCACTAATGAGGTTCTTCTTTATTGAGGGTGCATGCTGCACGTTCCTCAGCCGCACGATCTTTCCCGAAGTGAACTTCAGATCGACCGAACCAACACCAAGAACAGAAGCATGCGAGCCGTTCCCCATCATAACGGTTGAACCTCGTGCGATctggtaagatgaaaacatagaaATATCAATACAATCATGAATATTGGCTCCTGTATCAATCCACCAATCATTAGATTGAAATACAGAAAATGCACTAGGTAAATAATTACTGTACCCAGATCCGCTAGGATCACCAATAGTCACGTTGGCAGATTTCTGCCCCTGCTGATTCTTCCTGCCTTTGCGGTTCTTGCACTTCTTGGCAAAGTGTCCATTCTCACCACAAACGAAGCACACAACTTCATCCatgttcatcttcttcttcttgaactgaGTAGTCTGAATAGCCTTCTGCTTGTTCTTGCTAGCATGCTGCATCACATTGGCACTAGACTATTCTGGGGCTTTTGGTGGAGCATCCTTTGCCCGAGCCTTCTCTTCAACATCAAGACCAGCCAACAGATCCTCAACTGAGATCTTCTGTCTTTTATGTTTCAGAGCTGTGGCAAAGTTTCTCCATGACGGAGGCAACTTGACAATTATACCACCAGCCATAAACTTGTCTGGCAAGACGTGTCCGAGTTGTTCAAGTTCCCTCACAATAAGTTGGAACTCATGAGCCTATTCCACGACTGAATGGTTTTCAACCATTTTGAAGTCGTGGTACTTCTCCATCACATACAACTCGTGCCCAGCGTCTACAGCACCGAACTTATGTTCAAGTGCCTCCCACAGTTCAGCAGCACTTTTGATGTTCATGTAAATATCACACAACTGGTCAGAGAGAACGCTAAGAACGCATCCGACGAAAATCGTCGTAGCCGCAGTAAACTCCTGCGCCTCTTTCTCAGATCCGAGAGGTAGTGCGGGAGGATTACCCACGACTCAAAACACGCCCATAGCCGTGAGCCACAACTGGCCCTCGTCTGCCATCTCTTGAAATTCACACCAGTGAACTTCTCCGGTTTCATCGCATCAGTATATCCCTTAGTCATCGCTAAATGCCTATCAGGTTTTTGGATTGTTGGAAATAAAAGCAATTTAGCGATGCTTAAATTAATTCCGACAACAAGAAAAAGGCTAACAACATGTATCACAGATATATGAATCGAAACTAGCACTACGATTTGAATCAAGTTCACAGAATCTAGTGCTAGCAACAGAAATGATATGAAACCGAATAACACAGAAAGGATAGACATCCTTACAGTGGGGGTTGTCGGcgcgaaggaagaagaagaagaccgtCGATGGAGATCGGCGAACACCGGGCGTAGTGGGAAGAAGACATCCAGCGAGCAGTCACGACGGCgcttcccaaaaacctgatacGCCCCCTACCCCGTGCAGGGACGCAAGGAGACGTAGGCTTCGGAGCCTGCTCTCCCGACACCGATGGCACGTCGGCGACGGGATGGGGAAGACGGCGGCAGCGCAGTAGATCAATCACCATATTATGAAAACTTTACCTGCCGTTTACGCACTTGCCATaatacaaaaataattgctTACCAAATAGGCCAGCGCAATCtcctccatgcatgcaaaacTTCCAAGTAGCAAAAGGAAGCCGCGCACCCGCAAGGGTTGAAGCGGGAAATCGCCGGACCATTCACGCGCATGTCGTGCATGCACGCCTATTGGCCCCGCCCCGcccggcgaggcgaggcgagcgaGCGTGCGTGTGGTTCTTCCTTTTCCTCTCCCCAATTGCTTCAACAAGATGGAGATAGCTCAACTTTTAAGTTGGCCTCACTCCACTTGAAGTAGCAAGGTGGGACTAAATAAGTTCCCCACCtttccatatatacatacatgtaTGAGTGGGCCTTTGGGATTTATTTGGAATTGTTTGGCCTAAGGCCCAAAACATCTAACAGATAGAGACTGTGGATCAATCTAGTCATAGGCTCTTTGGTCATAGAAGATCGTACAAACATTATTAGTTCCGTGCGGCTCGATTTGATTTTCATCTCGACAGTTCGACACATACAAGAATGTGGCAATAATACAAACATGCAAATTTTGATGCGACTAATAAAGAGTTTTATTCATCGACATGCATGAACCAACCCTTTTGTGCATTGCGTCAACGCGGTTTTTTCACATCAGCTTGCGGCCGCATCTCTTATCCAGTGGCTGATAGGTCTTCCAGATTCGTGCAAGTCAATTACAGTCAATCCCTCTCCTTTCCGTTGTTTCATTCCCAAACTCTCTCCATTCCCTTCCTTCCATTCCTGCATCTCTCTCTTTCCTTATCATCTTCTACCTCTGTCTTGTCCCTCTTTCTCACTCCCTCTCTCCCGTTCTCTCTCTTCCTCTCCCTCAGATCCAAGAGTACTCTGTCCCTCTCTACCAGTCTCTCTCtatcttcctctctctctcgtctctctctttgtctctctcttcctctctctcACTCTCTCTCCCCCCCTCTCTCCATCAGATTCAATGGATGAAGAAGCTGTCCCGGAACATACAGTTTGTCCAACACTattctctccactcctttatctagttaattttatttcatttatttttCTTAAATCTATTGTCTGGTTTTAGTTCATACGGCTggtgttttttattagtttctagatctgcttTATATCTTTTTTTAGTCCTCTCTAATTGATTTAGGCTGTAACCCTGCTTCTAGTTTGTACATGTGGTTGGTTTTTAATCTGCACCGACGGCTCTTAGATATCCCATCTCTCATTCCTCCTCCATTCTATCTCCTAACTAATTTCTTTGTTAGAATCAGTATATGGAGATTTGACCCGCACCTGTTGAACCTGAAGCTATGAACCTAACTACAATTTTCTTCTACATACGATTCAAATACAAGAATGCATTTTGcagaaaaaaaatatgcacattgcACATAAAAATTGAAGATTTTACCACCTCTGCATTCATAGGCCCCTTTTTTCGAAAACCTATCCATAGGTCCTTTGGCTGACGTATTGTTACTCGCAGTATTTTCGGGCCCATTGCTACTCAATGCTTATTCTTCACTGGCGCCTTCTcatgctacatatatatatatgcttgcaCAGTCAGTGGTTATTCAGTACAAACGATTGACGGTGTGTAGTTCAGTAAATTTAAAATGCACTTATTTAGTATAAGTTTTAACTTGAACTTATTTGTTTAGATAGATTTGTTTATTTTGATGTGCTCACATTTAACTAGTTTATACACTGATTTTACAATATTTGTAGTTCTCTACTATCTGCTAgctttttaaatttcaaaatcatTTTTCGTGATTTTTATAGTTCTGGGTTATGCATTACATCTACTTAGGTTTCAGGATTTTTAAAGATGATTATACGGGTATGCATTACTGAGTTCTCAAAATCATGTTTTGTGATTTTTATAGTTCTCATTATATGATATAGAGCAGCCAACTAATTACTGAGTTCTCATTATGTAAGACATTAAATACTTGAATTTGTCCATAATGCAAATTAGTAGGTTTCATTATGTACATCTAGTTTCAATTTGACTAATCCAAGTGATATAGAGTAGCCTTGTgataattttgaagcacactgtTCTAATCAAAATTTAGTATTCAAGCTTTCAATTTTAATAAAAGATCGAGCTATGCTCCTAAGAATATTGAGAAGCACATTGAGAAGGGTCGAGCTGTGCTCCGATGATCTTTTAGTTTTTGCTTAGTTCTTACATATTGAGAAGGGATATGAGCATAGTTACAGTCTACAGATCTGAATGTCTTTCACATATCTAATATGCTTTTCCCCCAAAATCTATAAATATGTTTAGATactttccaaggagttagtaaTTATTGTTTTGTTATATGCTACCTGATTTAGACTTACATTGGAAAATCAGCTTCTTCCATATCGTAAAAAAGAGAAGTATTTGAAATTTCCATAAGTTTCTATAGGCATAGATCAATTACTTGAGAGAACTTTGGTAAGCAATATCTAAACATGTAAGAACTCTCTGCACTATCATTTTTTCTGTCAGAACTTCGGTAAGCAATATAGCAGATCACTTTGTCTAATCACTTACAAATAGTCAaacaacaataatatatattacCATTGTGATTCAACTATCTTCTTAACTGCAATTGTTTCCCATCTTAATAGTCAAACAACAATAATATTTGAggcattaaaaaaattatatctcTTAGAACTTTTAAGCTTTACTAATTTTTTCTTATTCTGATTTGTTTTTTACATAATTTATAATCAATGATACCAGAACTTTGTTAATTAAGTATGGCTCTTCATTGACGTTTCCATTAATTTCTATTGCAGTAGCTATGACCTATGTATAGATGTcctaaaattttattgaaagaaTTGTTCGTCTGTTGTTTAAACATCATGTCACACCTTTATAATATAGTGTTCATTCACAGTTTCGCTCAGCATATCCTCTCTTCAGCCTCTCTTATATTTTGTTACATAGCACCATCGATTTTATTCAAGATATTATTCATTTTTTATGTCATCTCAGAGCACCATCTATTTGCAGATATACCAAATATCTCAGCAGTAGGCAATATATAATTTTCTTAATTTCAACTAAATTTATTGTTCAGATTTGTAAGCGGTGGAAAAGCACTCTCATAGCGAAAAATGTATAATATACATTTCCTTTTCTCATGTGCAAATGCGTCTCTTCTTGCCTTCACAAACTGAACTGTCTCCTCCCACACACCCCTTTAACCTTGTTCCTTGAGGTCTCGCGGTAACATAGATATTGACCCCTTTCTGcctacatttcatatagttATTTTCTGCTGATACAACAGTGTTGATGCCTTGTTAATGAAAATGGTTAGACTGAGAACATGTCCATTCTTAAAAAATGTTTGCTATATAAATCTAAGCAATGCCGATTTGAACTTAGCAGAAACCTTTATGTGTAGTTCTTAAAGTCTATTAACTTCAGTCTTCATTTTTAAATAATCTAGCTATATAGCATGTGGTTTGAACATAGCTTAATCTCATAGTGTGATCTTATTTTAGTTTACACATTATTAATTTCTCGGTACCATCAGTCTTAGGTCTCtgatttgttttcttttttatacAACTGTGTGATCTTTTAGCTTAGCCTTTTTGTTTGCATCTGGATACCATTATATTATTATTTGTTTGCATCTGCAAGTTAGTGTTGAAATATTGGCTCAGCAAGTTTCATGACCATTCATAATATTTTTGCCACTTTAACTgttttaagataaataaaacctGTCACTAGTAAATATttgtcactttcttcatgtATGTTCTACGAaagatttaacaaatattgtccaattatagattaactagactcaaaagatttgtctcgtcaattacaggtaaactgaataattagttatttattttatctatatttaatgctttatacatgtaccgtaagattcaatatgacataaaatctaaaaaaaattgcaaatttttttagcaactaaggccctgtttagttttccacccaaaattttttcatccatcccatcgaatctttggacacatgcatgaaacattaaatgtagataacaaaataaactaattacacagtttagttgagaatcgcgagacgaatcttttaagcctagttactccatgattagccttaagtgctacagtaacccacatatgctaatgacagattaattatgcttaataaatttgtcttgaagtttcctgacgagctatgtaatttatttttttattagtttctaaaaaacccttccgacatccttccgacacattcgatgtgacacccaaaaaattttgattGCCAATCTAAACAGGTCCTAAACAAGATACAGGGCTATTTGGAAGTTGGACCCCGCAGTTGTTAGCTACAGCTCAGGTACAGACTGGCGCAGGCAGTGAGCAATCCTGTCGTCTTTTCATTGTGACGTGGATGGGAGCGGTGAAGCTTTTTTCAGATGATGACTAGTGTAGCGGCGCCACGGGTGAGCGACAGCGTCATACTTTCTACAGTGAGGGGAGTGGGCGAGCAGTAACGGTGGGGACGGGAGCCATGGAAAAAGAAAACATGAGCATGAggagttgaaggggaagaataATATAACATTTTTTGCacataaaaaattttggaagaatGTTGCCAACCAAAAGGCAGTAGGAGGCTAACacatgtagcactttcgtttgtatttaaaaattattatccaactatgAACAaaatagattcaaaagattcggcTCGCAAATTATAtgcaaattgtacaattaattattttttatctatatttaatatttcatgcatatgctataagattcaatgtgacggaaaatcttgaaaagtttttgaattctaagagcatctccaacagttgcctaaaatccacttctcaaatcttGAGTTTTAGGAAGTTTATAAAAGTTTTAGGAAGTGTAAAAACATgttatctccaatagtttggtaaAAAAGCTTTCCTAAACTCTAAAACTAGGGCCCACTTGTACCTAATCTTAACAGAATCGGTCTCCCCGTACCCCTTCGCGCGGCCTATATCTCGATCGACGCTAGGCCGATCTCGCGCATCCTTTGTCTCGACGCCAGGGCGACGCCGCCCCCCGTCGCACGAACAAGGCCGTGCAGGTGCGCCGCCGTAGCTGATCTTCTCCGTGCGCAGCAAGGGTCCCTCTCCACCCAACAGGTCTTCATCCTTCCATCGACACCCATGCTCGACCTAGGTCTTCATCCTTCCATCGGTACAATGGTTCTCTAGATTTGTGATTACAGCGAAACAATTGTTGTTCAGGAATCATGCCTAGGAGGAGATCCCGTTCGTAACGACAATTGGAAGAGTCATCATCCGATGACGATGCTACTCTGATATCCTCACTTGCTCAAATTGTTGAATCCGCTAGCAATGAAAAAGGTCCACATGGTGGCTCTGTCATGGGACATAAAGTTGTTTACCGTGATAGAGAAGGCGGCCATGAAAGGATGTTCCAAGATTATTTGGCTGACAATCCAACATACGGCCCCGAATTATTTCGAAGAAGGTTGTTGCTCTAAAATTTCAGATTACTTTTTTTATGTGATGAATTATTTTGTGTGATCTCAAGATTCAATTTTATTTTTTCAGGTACAGGATGTCTAAGAATCTTTTCTTACGCATAATGAATGGCGTAGAGGCGCATGACGACTACTTTGTGCAGAAAAGAAATGCAGCCAATGTACTTGGCTTGAGTTGCTTCCAAAAAGTCACCGCCGCAATGCGTATGATCTGTTATGGAGTTGCTGCTGATGCGACAGATGAGTATGTTCGCATTGCTGAAAGTACAGCGCTGGATAGCCTGAGACACTTTGTTCGTGCAGTTGTTGAGGTGTTTGGTGATGTATACCTGAGACATCCCAATGAGGCGGACATAGCACGCTTACTCGCAATGGGTGAGAAAAAAGGCTTTCCAGGAATGCTAGGGTCTATTGACTGTATGCACTGGGCGTGGAAGAATTGTCCTTACGAAAGACAAGGTCAGTACAAGGGGAAGGAGAAGAAGCCCAGTACTATCGTTTTGGACGCTGTTGCTTCAGAGGACCTTTGGATATGGCACGCTTTCTTTGGGATGCCAGGGTCTCATAACGACATCAATGTTCTCCATAGATCTCCTTTGTTTGATAACCTGGCGGAAGGTAGAGCTCCGGCAGTGAACTTTTCTGTTAATGGAAATGACTACAACATGGGCTACTATCTTGCAGATGGTATATACCCCGCATGGGCTACTTTAATCCAGTCCATCACTCTTCCTATCGGTAACAAGAAGCAATACTTTGCCAAAGCGCAAGAAGCAGCGAGGAAGATGGTGGAGAGAGCTTTCGGGGTTCTTCAGTCTAGGTTTGCCATTGTTCGTGGCGGAGCTCGAATTTGGGACGAAGAGACATTGGCATTGATCATGAGGGCATGTGTTATCATGCATAACATGATCGTCGAAGACGAAGGATTCGTGGTCGACCATACCGAGCATTTTGAGCACGGAGGTGAGAATGTCGAGCCTGCTCATGGAAAGCCTACTCGCACGCTTGATGAATATATTGCAGCACATCGGGAGATTAGAAACAAGGGTACACATATTCAGTTGAAAGAAGACCTCATCGAACACTTGTGGAACAACCATCCAGATTTATACTCGTACAATATATGATTTCATCTACTGTAATTAATTAGCACATTTATATTATCTCCAGTGCACTCAAACCTTTTTATTTTATAGACAATTTTCTATGATATCATCAAGTGAAATATAATTTGTCATAGTGTTTTCATTGAAGTGTAATGAACTATTTGTCATAGTATTTTTCATTCAAGTGTGTAAACAATACTCTATGTCCCAGTAACAAATATTTGTATACGTGCATGGTCCTGTACTAGATGGTCAATCAATGATGCATGGCATTCAGTAGTTGATCAGGCGACAAGGACTGGAGGACGTCGCTTTCAGCAGCACGTAGCGGCGACAGCAGCAGGAGAGTTCAGGCTGCAGTTCCATCTGTCTGCCAATCGAACTTAAAGCAAACATCCATGCATCTCTCACTCACACTGACATTAAAAATAAAAGGTTCATGCATCTCTCACTCACACTGACATTAAAAAAAAGGTTCATGCATCTCTCAATCAAACTCACATAAACAAGAAAGAAAATATATGATGAATCAAACTTAAAGTGCCAGCGGGAACTAGATTATATGTCCACGTCGCTTAGCCATGATGTCTTGCTGCATGAGCTCAATCCATTCACGCTGCAGGGTGTTGAGGGAGGACATGTCGACGAGCATAATGTCCTTCTCTTGCTTAACCATTTCAGCTTCAGCTCTAGTCTTTTCTGCAGCAGCTCTTGTAGCATCGGCAGCAGCTCTTGTCTTCTCTGCATCAACTCTTTCCTTGTCTAGCTCTAGTGCTTGCTTGTCTAGGTCAAAAGAAAGCATAAACCTATCATTCTTAGCCTTCTCTTTCTCAATGTCCGCAACCTCCTTCTTTGCCcacaacttgtcaatggcctccAAGCAAGCTTCACCACCTCCTCGCCTAAGCGACGCTTTAACCTTCTTGATCCCATCCCGCCTTTTATTTGCTCCTGTTTCTGCATCAGCACCATTTGCTTCTTGATGATCATTGCTTGTCCCTTCGGGCTCCCTTGGCTCAGACACTTTGGTAGGCTGtttcttcctcttcttgttTGATTTTGCTGCTGCTTCTTTCTCAAGCTGGAGCAGTTCAATCCTCTTGGTTTTCCATTTGTCCTCGTTCTTTAGCACATTCCAACATAGCAAAACATTGAACTTTTTGCTGTCCTTGTTGCCTAATCCCTCGAACATCTTGGTTGCTTCTGCAAGCTGAACATCAAATGAGTCAATTAGTAGCCGTCAACAAATTACGAAATGATGTAAATAATGTGAACACATGTTACCTTGTCTTCGATAGTTGCACCACTTTGATTTCTACGGGTAATCGCGTCATAACACGAACAAAACTTGTTCACTTGAGTTTGAATGATGAGCCATCTATGCATAATTGAACTTTCTGTCCTTGGAATGTTACGCTTGTT is a window encoding:
- the LOC110434751 gene encoding putative nuclease HARBI1; translated protein: MRMICYGVAADATDEYVRIAESTALDSLRHFVRAVVEVFGDVYLRHPNEADIARLLAMGEKKGFPGMLGSIDCMHWAWKNCPYERQGQYKGKEKKPSTIVLDAVASEDLWIWHAFFGMPGSHNDINVLHRSPLFDNLAEGRAPAVNFSVNGNDYNMGYYLADGIYPAWATLIQSITLPIGNKKQYFAKAQEAARKMVERAFGVLQSRFAIVRGGARIWDEETLALIMRACVIMHNMIVEDEGFVVDHTEHFEHGGENVEPAHGKPTRTLDEYIAAHREIRNKGTHIQLKEDLIEHLWNNHPDLYSYNI